In the Paralichthys olivaceus isolate ysfri-2021 chromosome 15, ASM2471397v2, whole genome shotgun sequence genome, one interval contains:
- the LOC138413791 gene encoding alpha-crystallin B chain-like, translating to MDIPIQYPWYRRAFPQRLSDLPQTEPLMDWPHMWPFSWAYPWTRPSFMRWFNWPDNGHSEMRMERDRFVIYLDVKHFSPDELCVNICDEIITIHGKHEEKQDDHGFVSREFHWKYRLPAGVSGADVTANLSSDGVLIITAPRSSPGPERSIPISCEDGTPKQKM from the exons ATGGATATCCCCATCCAGTATCCTTGGTACCGTCGGGCCTTCCCTCAGCGGCTCTCTGACCTCCCCCAGACAGAACCTCTCATGGACTGGCCCCACATGTGGCCCTTTTCATGGGCCTACCCCTGGACGCGCCCGTCGTTCATGCGCTGGTTCAACTGGCCCGACAATGGACACAGTGAG ATGCGCATGGAAAGGGATCGCTTCGTCATTTATCTGGATGTGAAGCACTTCTCCCCTGACGAGCTGTGTGTCAACATCTGTGACGAGATCATCACAATACATGGCAAACACGAGGAGAAACAG GACGACCATGGCTTTGTGTCCAGAGAGTTTCACTGGAAGTACAGGCTGCCTGCCGGCGTGTCAGGTGCTGATGTCACCGCCAACCTGTCATCTGATGGTGTGCTGATAATAACTGCACCTCGGTCATCTCCTGGGCCAGAGCGTAGTATTCCCATCTCCTGTGAGGATGGGAcaccaaaacagaaaatgtag